Part of the Streptomyces sp. f51 genome is shown below.
CCGACAGCTACATGATCCGTCCGGGCATCGAGACCCGCGCCGGACAGACCGGTGACTTCGTCGCCCTCGGACTGCACTCCCTCGGGCTGCGCACCCACCACCTGGACCTGCTCGGCGACGACCCCGAGGGCGAGCTCGTACGGGCCCTGCACCGCGACCGGGGCATCCCGTTCACCGCCGTCCCCCAGCCCGCGGGCACCAAGCGCGCGGTCAACCTGGTCGGCCCCGACGGACGCAGGCTGTCCCTGTACGACGACACCCGCGCGCGCGAGACGGACCGGCTGCCCGAGGACGCGGTACGGGAACTGGCCGCGTCGAGCCGCCACGCCCATGTGTCGATCACCTACCCGTGCTCCTTCGCCCTGCCGGTCCTGCGGGAGGCCGGGGTGACCATCTCGACCGACCTGCACGACTGGGACGGCGAGAACCCGTACCACGAGCCGTTCGCCTACACCGCCGACCTCGTGTTCGTCTCGGCCACGGCCCTCACCGACCCCGAGCGCACCATGCGGCGGATCGTGGAGCGCGGCCGGGCCGAGGTGGTCGTCGCCACCGCCGGCGCCGAGGGCGCGTACATGCTGGCCGACGACGAGGTGACCCACGTCCCCGTCGTCCCGCCGCGCACCCCGGTCGTCGACTCGAACGGCGCCGGGGACTCCTTCGCCGCGGGCTTCCTCTACGGCCGCCTGACCGGCCAACCGCTCGCCCGCTGCGCCTTGTTCGGCGCGATCGCCGGCGCCTACGCCTGCACGGTCCCCGCGACCCGCGCCGACGCCGTCAGCCGCGCGGAACTCCTCGACCAGGCGGCCGAGTCGGACGCCCAGGCGGCGCATCCCGCACTCTCCTGACGGAGCCCGTCCCGGCGGACGCGCCGGGTCCCGGCCCCGGAACCGCTCCGGGCGAGGACGGTTCAACGCGATCCGGCCCGGACAGGGACTCGGCATGTCTGCGCACGCGCCCTCCTCGGACGAGGATCCCGACCTCGGATTTCTGTGGCTCGACCTCTCGCGCCCCGAGGACGCGGTCGTCTTCGCGGCCTGGCGGCAGGAATGGCTCGGCCTCCTGAGCGTCTCGTACGGCCGGCTCAACCATCGCGACGAGCTCCACCTGGCCCGGGTCCACGGAGAGGGATGCCGTCTCCTGCTCGCCGTCGAAGGCGAAGGAGACAGGGCCCGTCTCGTCGGCTGTTCCTACGTCAGGGAGGACGGCAGACGGTCGGCCACGGCCGTCGACCCCCGGCACCGAGGCCGTGGCCTGGGCCATTCCCTCGTGCGGGAGACGGTGAGGCGGTTCCCCTACCAGTTCAGCGAGGTCCGCCCCGCCAACGCGGCGCAGCGCAGGATTCTGGAGAAGAACGGATTCGCCCGCGTCGCCGACCCGGCGGCGGTGAGGCGAATACTCGGGCCGCTGCTGAGCGGACTGATCGATCCGTCCTCGGTGCGCGAGAGCGACGGGAGCTATGTGCGCAGCAGCCAGGACGCCGCGAGGAAGGGCCGGTACGTCCTGTACGAGAGACGTCCGGCCTCCGCCGCTCGGTCGCCGCGGCCTCCGCCGCTCAGTCCTTGCGCTTCAGACCGTACGGGCTGGAGACGATCCCCAGGGCGTCCACCGTGTCGGGCGTGCCAGCGTCCGGTGTGCGGTCCCAGTACATGACCCGCCCCGCCAGCAGGACCGGCCGCGCCGACGCGACCCAGCGCAGCACCACGACACCCCCGCGGTAGTGGGCCGAGTCGTCGTTGAACGTGGCGGTGAGCTGTTCCGACTGCCAGCGGCCCTTGAACGTCATCTTCCTGTTGATCGGCCGCCCGCTGCGGCTGACGGTTCGCGTCAGGTGCATGCGCACATGACGCCCCCTCTGCTTGATGATCATCTCGCCCATCGCGGGCCCGGTGCAGTCGGCGACGTCGAAGGTCTCCCAGCGCCCGGATATGGCGGGCTCCCCACGGCCGTAGAAGACGTAGACGGCGGGCACGAGAACGTACTTCCAGATGACCCCGAGGCCGGCGACGATCAGGCCCCCGATGATGTTCTCCAGCACGGCAGCGACCCTAGGGAGCCCCGGCGGCACACGGCAAGGGGGCGACCCGGTGCGAATCCCGGGCCACCCCTTCCCCGGGTCCGGCCCGGATCCGGAATCCGGCCGTACCCGGACCGCGACATCCGGCCCTGCCCGGGCCGCGTGCCTCAGCCCGGGAGCGGTACCCGGGCGGCGTGCCTCAGCCCGAGTGGACCGAATCCGTGGCGACGATCTTCTTCCACGACGTGGGCCGGGTCACCGGGCCCTTCGCCGCCGCGGCGGGGGCGACTCCCGCGCTCCGGGCCGCGGGTGTCGCCGGCTTCGACGGCTGGAACAGCCAGGTGTCGAAGAGCGCCGAGAGCGGGACGCCCGACACCTGCTCGGCGTACTCCCGGAAGTCGGCCACCGAGGCGTTCCCGTACGGGTGCTCCTTGGGCCAGCCCTTCAGGATGGCGAAGAAGGCGTCGTCGCCGACCCGGTTGCGCAGTGCCTGCACCGCCAGCGCGCCCCGGTCGTAGACCGCGATGTCGAACTGGTTGTCGGGACCCGGGTCGCCGGGTGCCACCGTCCAGAAGGCGTCGTCCGCCGGGTGCGAGGCGTACACGTAGTCCGCGAGCTCCTGCGTCGTGCCCTCGCCCTCGTGCTCCGACCACAGCCACTGCGCGTAGCGCGCGAAGCCCTCGTTGATCCAGATGTCCTTCCAGCCCTTGAGCGAGACGTCGTCGCCGAACCACTGGTGCGCCAACTCATGTACCACGACGGAGGTGTTGGAGCCGTTCGCGAACTGGCGCGGGCTGTAGTACACCCGGGTCTGGGTCTCCAGCGCGTATCCGGTGGTGGTGTTGGGCACATAGCCGCCCGCGGAACTGAAGGGATACGGCCCGAAGTAGCCGCTCAGCCAGTCGACCAGCTCTCCGGTGCGCTCGACACTGGCGCGCGCCGCCCCGTCGTTGTCCCCGAGGTCCTTGCTGTAGGCGTTGACGACCGGCACACCGCCCTCGGACGTGCCGGTCGTGATGTCGAACTTCCCCACCGCGAGCGTGGTCAGATACGTCGCCTGCGGCTTGTTGGAGCGCCAGTTGTAGCGGGTCCAGCCGAGCCGTGAACTCGTCGACTGGAGCGTGCCGTTGGAGATCGCCTGGGTGCCGTCCGGGACGGCCACCGACACGTCGTAGGTCGCCTTGTCGAGCGGGTGGTCGTTGCTCGGGTACCACCACCACGCCGACTCGGGCTCGTCCGCCGCGACCGCCCCGTCCGGGGTGCGGTGCCAGGTCGAGAAGCCGTACGCGCTCTTCGTGGACGGCACTCCGCTGTAGCGGACGACGACGGTGATCTGCGTGCCCTTGGCCAGCGGCCTGGCCGGCGTGATCTCCAGCTCGTGCTGGCCCGAGGTGGCGAACGACGCCTTCGCGCCGTTGACCCGCACCTCGCTCACATCGAGCAGAAAGTCCAGATCGAACCGGGACAGGTCCTGGGTGGTGGTCGCCAGCAGCGTGGCCGTCCCCTCGAGCTCGTCCGTCCGGGGCTGGTACGTGAGCCTCAGGTCGTAGTGCGAGACGTCGTATCCGCCGTTGCCGTAGGCCGGGTAGTAGGGGTCGCCGATGCCCGGTGCGCCCGGGGTGTAACTTGCCGCCGATGCCGGGATCGCCAGCAGCAGGGAGGCGGCGAGGGCGCCCGGGGCGATGAGTCTGCGGTGCACGTCAAGCTCCAAGTCGTCGGGGCATGAAGTCGGTCCGGAGCCTATTCAGTCCCTGGGGCCCCGGTCATGTCCACGGCCACCCCCGTCACACGATCGCCATTCGGCCGACATGAGCCCTCCCGAACCGATGGTCCGTCAGACACCCTCTGTCGCAGCAGAGTTGACCGGGGTACGTTCCGCTCATGCCGAAATCAGTGCGCCGCACGCGCTTCATGACCTGGAGACCGCTCGCGACGGCGGCCGTCGCCGCCCTGATGGCCGCCTTCCTCGTCCCGGCCGCCGCACACGGCGCCCCGAGGGAGAGCACCCCGGTCTACTCCTACGCGAACGCGATCCGTGAGTCCGTCTGGGTCGACACCGGTCTCGACGGTGACGGCGACGGGAAGCACGATCGTGTCGCCGTCGACATCGTCCGGCCCGCAGAACCCGCCCGCCAGGGACACAAGGTCCCGGTGATCATGGACGCCAGCCCCTACTACTCCTGCTGCGGACGGGGCAACGAGAGCCAGAAGAAGACGTACGACGCGAACGGCCACGTCGTGCAGATGCCGCTCTTCTACGACAACTACTTCGTGCCGCGCGGCTACGCCTTCGTCGGCGTCGACCTCGCCGGGACCAACCGCTCCGACGGCTGCGTCGACGTCGGCGGCCGCTCCGACATCCAGTCCGCCAAGGCGGTGATCGACTGGCTCAACGGCCGTGCCAGGGGCTACACCACCCGTACCGGCACGGCCACGGCGAGGGCCACCTGGACCAACGGCAGGACCGGGATGATCGGCAAGAGCTGGGACGGCACCATCGCCAACGGCGTCGCCGCCACCGGCGTCAGGGGCCTGAAGACCATCGTGCCGATCAGCGCCATCTCCTCCTGGTACGACTACTACTTCGCCAAGGGCGCCCCGCTCTACGACTCGGGACCCGACTGGCTGTCCGGTTACGTCGACAGTCCCGACGCCACCGCCAAGTGCGCGTCCGTGCAGCGGAAGCTGGTGGACGGGGCGCCGCGCACCGGCGACTGGACCCCGCTGTGGACCGAGCGCGACTACGTCAAGGACGCCGCGAAGGTGAAGGCCAGCGTCTTCCTCGTCCACGGCATGCAGGACCTGAACGTCCGGACCAAGAACTTCGGCCAGTGGTGGGACGCCCTCGCCCGGCACGGTGTCGAGCGCAAGATCTGGCTCTCCCAGACCGGCCACGTCGACCCCTTCGACTTCCGCCGTGCCGCCTGGGTCGACACCCTGCACCGCTGGTTCGACCACGAACTCCTCGGCTACGACAACGGAGTCGACCGCGAGCCGATGGCGGACATCGAACGCCACCCCGACCAGTGGACCACCTCCGCCGTCTGGCCGCCCCGCACCACGAGCGCCACGACCCTGCGCCCGGGCGCGGGCGCGCAGCCGGGAGTCGGCACCCTCGGGCTCGCCCGCCGCTCCGGGACCGAGACGTTCACCGACGACCCGACGCGCAGCGAGACCGACTGGGCCGCGCACATCGACCAGGCCACCGCGGACAAGGCCGGATTCACCACCGGGCCGCTGACGCACGACCTGCGGCTCTCCGGCTCCTCCCGGGTGACCGTCACGGCCACCCCCACCACCGCGACCGCCCACCTCTCGGCGGTACTGGTCGACCTCGGCCCGGACACGATCCGCGACTACGCCGGCTCCGGTGAGGGGATCGACACCCTCACCGGCCGTACCTGCTGGGGCGCGAGCACGGCGGGCGACAGCTCCTGCTACAAGGCGACCGAGGCCGCCAGGACCGGCGTCGACTACACGGTCGTCAGCCGCGGCTGGGCCGACCTCGGGAACTACGCCTCGGACAAGGGCGTCGCGCTCACCCCGGGGAAGGCGTACACCATCACGCTGGACCTGGCGGCCACGGACCACGTCGTCCCGAAGGGGCACCGGCTCGCGCTGATCGTCGCGGGCACCGACAAGGACCTCATCGATCCGCCCGCCGACACCCCGACGCTCACCCTCGACCTGTCCCGCACCTCGGCCCGGGTACCCCTGGTGGGCGGAGCGGACGCGTTCGAACGGGCCACCAAGGGGGCCGCGCCGGCCCCGGCCGCGTCCGTCCTCGACGGTGTACGCGCCCCGCGCACCGCGCTCCGCGTCCCGGGGGAGGCCCACTGATCCACCGCCCGGCTCATCCGCCGACGGGTTGACCGGCTGACGGGCCGGTCAACCGGGCGGCCGCGTACCGCGGTGCAGAGGTGAGGCGGCCGGACCCCCGAGTCCGGCCGCCTCACGCGCCGGACCCCCGAGTCCGGCCGCCTCACGCGCCGATGCCCCGAGTCCGGCCGCCTCACGCGTCCATGCCCGCGCGTCCGCTCGGCTCACGCGTCCATGCCCACGCGTCCGCTCGGCTCACGCGTCCATGCCCGCGCGTCCGGCCGTCTCACGCACCCGTCCCGACCAGCTCCGCCGCCACCCGCGCGCACCCCCACGCCACGGTCACCCCGGCACCCCCGTGCCCGTAGTTGTGCACCAGCACCCGCCCGTCCGGCCGGACCTCGCGTTCCAGCCGGACCGCCTCGCGCACCGGCCGCAGCCCCACCCGGTGACCGAGCACCCGCGCTCCGGCGACCTCCGGGCGCAGCGCCGCGCACTGCTCGACGATGCGCGCCGCCACCTCGGGGTCGGGGACCAGGGACCAGTCGTCCTCGTCCGTGGTGCCGCCGAGGATCACCCGGTCGGGCTGCGGGAAGACGTACGTCGTCGTCCCGTCCACGGCGTCCTTCGAGACGACCCACTCACGGATCCCGGGGTTCTCGACGATCACGAGCTGCCCGCGCACGGGCCGTACCGCGGCATCCGGGACGAGTTCGCGGGCACCGAGGCCCGAGCAGTTCACGACGACCGGCGCGTCGAGTTCCGCGAGGTCGGTCACCGTACGTTCCTCGACCGTGCCGCCCGCCCGCAGCAACCGCTCCCGCAGATGGCGCAGATGCACGGGCATGTCGATCAACGGCAGCCGCGCCCGCAACGCGGGCCCCGGGTACTCCTCGGCTCTCGCCGCGCGCAGCCCCGGCACCCGGGCCGCCCACGATCCCAGCTCGTCCAGTCCCGTCTCGCCCATGACCCCCTCGACCAGGCGTACGCCACTGTCCTCGGGCCGCGCCGCCAACTCCTCGTACACGCCGAGCGAATCGAGCGCCCACTCACGGGCCGACGCCTCCGGCGCGATGCGGTACGGCCACCACAGGGCCCCCGCAACAGCCGAGGTGGTCCGCTCGGAGTGCTCCCGCGCCCACACCCCGACCCGTCGGCCGGCCTCCGCCAGCACCAGGGCCGTCGTCAGGCCGACGACACCCGCGCCGACCACGATCACTTCACCGCTCCCGGGGTTCTCCATGCCGGGACGCTAGCGGAAGTCGCCGGAACATGGTCTCGTCACTCTCCGTCCGGGAATACTCACAGCATGTCCTCCGAGTACGCCACATTCGGCCTGGCACCGGCGATGCGTGCCGGTGGAGTCCTCACCGACGGTGACTGTCAAGTCCACCGGGACTTCGTCGACTTCGTCGTCGACGGACGCCCGCTGCTCTTCCGGCTCTCCGACCTCGACGCCGTCTCCCCGCTCGCCTCCGACGTACCCCCTGCGATCTTCACCGCCCAGGTGCGCGGTCTGCTCCTGGAGGCCGACGCGCCGCTCGCCGGGGGCAGACACGTCATCTACGGCTGCCCCGAGTGCGAGAGCATCGAGTGCGGTGCCGTGACCGCGCTCATCGAGCGGGACGGCGACGACTACGTCTGGCGGGACTTCGCCTGGCAGACCGGCGAGCGGCCCGACCTGGAACTCAACGGCTACCACGGCATGGGGCCGTTCCGCTTCCGCGGACCCGAGTACCGCGGCGCGCTGTCCTCCCTGCTCGACGCCGACGCGGGTGCCCGCCGCCGTGTGCTGCTGATCGGCGCCCGGGGCTCCTCGCTCGCGAAGCCGGCCGCCGCCCTGCGGGCCATCGGCATCGGCGCGGACATCGCCCGCGACACCGCCGGGGTGCCCCCGGACGAACTGCGTTCCTACGGCGCGGTGTTGTTCGGCCGGGCCGTCCCCGAGGCGGCACGAGCCGCCGTACGCGCGTCGTTCCGCGGCGCGGGCGTCGAGGTCGCCCAGGTCGAGGGCCTCGCCCCGATCGTTCCGCTGCTGGTCGCCCAGATCGAGCACGCCCTGGACCGCAGCCCGGTGGAACTGCGCCGGCTCACCCGGCTGGTCGCCGCCGACGACGAGGCCGGGGTCGAGGTCACCTCCACCTGCCGGGTCCGGCTGACCGCGTACCGCCGCGACCGCCTCGCGCGCACCCACGCGCACGACGTCTTCGACGGCGTCCTGCCGACCGGCCACCACCGGATCCCGCTCCAGGCCGGAGCCGTCAGGGGAACATCGTTCGTCGTGGCCCGGACGTCGGGAGGCGTCCTGGTGGAACCGGTCACCCACGGGGGCCGCCGGGATCGGCGGTGAAGGGCGCGGCGGCGGGCCGTTAAAATCGGCTCCCTGATGACTGCCACCCTCGTCGCCAAGAACCTCACCGCCGGACACGGCGACCGCGCTCTGTTCGCCGGACTCGACCTCGTCGTCGCGCCCGGCGACGTGATCGGGCTCGTCGGCGCCAACGGCGCGGGCAAGTCCACGCTGCTGCGGCTGCTCGCCGGCCTCCTCGCCCCGGAACAGGGCGAGCTGCGGCTCTCCCCGCCCTCCGCGACCGTCGGGCACCTGCCCCAGGAGCCGGAGCGCCGGGAGGGCGAGACCGTACGGGACTTCCTCGCCCGCAGGACCGGCGTCGACGAGGCCCAGCGGGTGATGGACGCGGCGACGCAGGCGCTCGTCGACGGGGCGCCCGGCGCGGACGACGCGTACGCGAACAGCCTGGAGCGCTGGCTCGACCTCGGCGGCGCCGACCTGGACGAGCGGGCCGAGGAGGTCGCCGACTCCCTGGGGCTCGGCGTCGGTCTCGACCAGCCGATGACGTCCCTGTCCGGCGGCCAGGCGGCCCGCGCCGGACTCGCCTCCCTGCTGCTCTCCCGCTACGACGTCTTCCTCCTCGACGAGCCCACCAACGACCTCGACCTGGACGGCCTGGAGCGCCTGGAGCGTTTCGTCTCCGGTCTGCGGGCCGGCACCGTCGTCGTCAGCCACGACCGCGAGTTCCTGACCCGCACGGTCACCAAGGTCCTCGAACTCGACCTGGTCCAGCAGCAGATCACGCTCTACGGCGGCGGTTACGAGGCGTATCTCGAAGAGCGCGACACCGCCCGCCGGCACGCCCGCGAGGACTTCGAGGAGTACGCCGACAAGCGCTCCGCCCTCGAAGGCCGGGCCCAGATGCAGCGGGGCTGGATGGACAAGGGCGTCAAGAACGCCCGGCGCAAGGCGGGCAACGACAACGACAAGATCGGCCGCAAGTTCCGCAGCGAGGCCAGCGAGAAGCAGGCCGCGAAGGCCCGGCAGACGCAGCGCATGATCGAGCGGCTGGACGTCGTCGAGGAGCCCCGCAAGGAGTGGGAGCTGCGCATGGAGATCGCGGCGGCCCCGCGGTCGGGCGCGGTCGTCGCCACCTTGCGGGACGCCGAGGTACGGCGCGGGGACTTCACCTTCGGCCCGGCGACCCTCCAGATCGACTGGGCCGACCGGGTGGCCGTCACCGGCGCGAACGGCGCGGGCAAGTCGACCCTGCTGGGCGCGCTGCTCGGCCGGGTGCCGCTGACCTCGGGCCACGCCACGCTCGGCTCCGGCGTGGTCGTCGGCGAGGTGGACCAGGCCCGCAAGCTCTTCCACGGCTCCGAGTCCCTGCTGGACGCGTTCGGCGCGGCCGTACCGGACACGGAACCCGCCGAAGTCCGCACCCTGCTGGCCAAGTTCGGCCTGAAGGCGGAGCACGTCCTGCGCCCCGCGGCCACGCTGTCCCCGGGCGAGCGGACGCGCTCCGCGCTGGCACTGCTCCAGGGCCGTGGCGTCAACCTGCTGGTCCTCGACGAGCCCACGAACCACCTGGACCTGCCGGCCATCGAGCAGCTGGAAGCCGCGCTGGACACCTACGAGGGCACGCTCCTGCTGGTCACCCACGACCGCCGCATGCTGGACGCCGTGCGCACGACCCGCCGCCTGGAAGTGGCGGACGGCAAGGTCACCGAACGCTGAGCCCCGCTGCCGCCGTACGGGAAGGGGGCGACCGCCGATCGGCGGTCGCCCCCTTCCCGTACGTCAGGCCGGTGTCACTTCCGGCCCCGCTCGGGGCCGGTCAGGCCCGCGCGGCGCAGAGCGTCGGCCATGGCGCTGTTCGACGGCGCCGGAGCCTGCCGGGAACCGCCCCCGCCGCCGGTGCCGCCCCCGGCACCGCCGCCGCGGCCCTGCCGCTGCTGGCCGCGCTGCTGCGGCGGACGCCCGCCCCGCTGGGGCCGGCCGCCGCCCTCGGCCGCCGGGTCCGCGGCCTCGTCGTCCAGCCGGAGCGTCAGCGAGATCCGCTTGCGCGGGATGTCGATGTCCAGCACCTTCACCTTGACGATGTCGCCCGGCTTCACGACGTCCCGCGGGTCCTTCACGAAGGTCTTCGACAGTGCGGAGACGTGTGCCAGGCCGTCCTGGTGGACGCCGATGTCGATGAACGCCCCGAAGGCCGCGACGTTCGTGACGACCCCCTCCAGGACCATCCCGGAGGACAGGTCGGAGATCTTCTCCACGCCCTCCTTGAAGGTGGCCGTCTTGAAGGCGGGCCGCGGGTCGCGCCCCGGCTTCTCCAGCTCCCTGAGGATGTCCGTGACGGTGGGCAGACCGAACGTCTCGTCGACGAAGTCGGCCGGCCTCAGCGAGCGCAGCACGCCCGTGTTGCCGATCAGTGAGGCGACCTCGCTGCCCGCCGTCTTCACCATCCGCCGCACCACGGGGTACGCCTCCGGGTGCACGCTGGACGCGTCCAGCGGGTCGCTGCCGCCCCGGATCCGCAGGAAGCCCGCGCACTGCTCGTACGCCTTGGGGCCGAGCCTGGCCACCTTCTTGAGAGCCGTACGGGAGGTGAAGGGACCGTTGGCGTCGCGGTGCGCCACGATGTTCTCCGCGAGGCCGGAGGTGATGCCGGAGACCCGGGCCAGCAGCGGGGCGGAGGCGGTGTTCACGTCCACGCCCACGCCGTTCACGCAGTCCTCGACCACCGCGTCCAGCGAACGGGACAGCTTCACCTCGGACAGGTCGTGCTGGTACTGGCCGACGCCGATCGACTTCGGGTCGATCTTCACCAGCTCGGCCAGCGGGTCCTGGAGCCGGCGCGCGATGGAGACGGCGCCGCGCAGCGACACGTCCATGTCGGGCAGCTCCTGCGAGGCGAACGCGGACGCCGAGTACACCGACGCCCCCGCCTCGGACACCATCACCTTCGTGAGCTTCAGCTCCGGGTGCTTCGTGATCAGCTCGCCGGCGAGCTTGTCGGTCTCGCGGGAGGCCGTGCCGTTGCCGATCGCGATCAGATCGACCGCGTGCTGCTCGGCGAGCCGGGCGAGCTTGGCGATGGCCTCGTCCCACCGGTTGGCCGGGACGTGCGGGTGGATGACGTCCGTGGCGACGACCTTGCCGGTCGCGTCGACCACGGCGACCTTC
Proteins encoded:
- a CDS encoding adenosine kinase — encoded protein: MSRDIDVLVLGGAGVDTIVHVPELPLPYADSYMIRPGIETRAGQTGDFVALGLHSLGLRTHHLDLLGDDPEGELVRALHRDRGIPFTAVPQPAGTKRAVNLVGPDGRRLSLYDDTRARETDRLPEDAVRELAASSRHAHVSITYPCSFALPVLREAGVTISTDLHDWDGENPYHEPFAYTADLVFVSATALTDPERTMRRIVERGRAEVVVATAGAEGAYMLADDEVTHVPVVPPRTPVVDSNGAGDSFAAGFLYGRLTGQPLARCALFGAIAGAYACTVPATRADAVSRAELLDQAAESDAQAAHPALS
- a CDS encoding M1 family metallopeptidase, which codes for MHRRLIAPGALAASLLLAIPASAASYTPGAPGIGDPYYPAYGNGGYDVSHYDLRLTYQPRTDELEGTATLLATTTQDLSRFDLDFLLDVSEVRVNGAKASFATSGQHELEITPARPLAKGTQITVVVRYSGVPSTKSAYGFSTWHRTPDGAVAADEPESAWWWYPSNDHPLDKATYDVSVAVPDGTQAISNGTLQSTSSRLGWTRYNWRSNKPQATYLTTLAVGKFDITTGTSEGGVPVVNAYSKDLGDNDGAARASVERTGELVDWLSGYFGPYPFSSAGGYVPNTTTGYALETQTRVYYSPRQFANGSNTSVVVHELAHQWFGDDVSLKGWKDIWINEGFARYAQWLWSEHEGEGTTQELADYVYASHPADDAFWTVAPGDPGPDNQFDIAVYDRGALAVQALRNRVGDDAFFAILKGWPKEHPYGNASVADFREYAEQVSGVPLSALFDTWLFQPSKPATPAARSAGVAPAAAAKGPVTRPTSWKKIVATDSVHSG
- a CDS encoding Xaa-Pro dipeptidyl-peptidase produces the protein MPKSVRRTRFMTWRPLATAAVAALMAAFLVPAAAHGAPRESTPVYSYANAIRESVWVDTGLDGDGDGKHDRVAVDIVRPAEPARQGHKVPVIMDASPYYSCCGRGNESQKKTYDANGHVVQMPLFYDNYFVPRGYAFVGVDLAGTNRSDGCVDVGGRSDIQSAKAVIDWLNGRARGYTTRTGTATARATWTNGRTGMIGKSWDGTIANGVAATGVRGLKTIVPISAISSWYDYYFAKGAPLYDSGPDWLSGYVDSPDATAKCASVQRKLVDGAPRTGDWTPLWTERDYVKDAAKVKASVFLVHGMQDLNVRTKNFGQWWDALARHGVERKIWLSQTGHVDPFDFRRAAWVDTLHRWFDHELLGYDNGVDREPMADIERHPDQWTTSAVWPPRTTSATTLRPGAGAQPGVGTLGLARRSGTETFTDDPTRSETDWAAHIDQATADKAGFTTGPLTHDLRLSGSSRVTVTATPTTATAHLSAVLVDLGPDTIRDYAGSGEGIDTLTGRTCWGASTAGDSSCYKATEAARTGVDYTVVSRGWADLGNYASDKGVALTPGKAYTITLDLAATDHVVPKGHRLALIVAGTDKDLIDPPADTPTLTLDLSRTSARVPLVGGADAFERATKGAAPAPAASVLDGVRAPRTALRVPGEAH
- a CDS encoding FAD-dependent oxidoreductase translates to MENPGSGEVIVVGAGVVGLTTALVLAEAGRRVGVWAREHSERTTSAVAGALWWPYRIAPEASAREWALDSLGVYEELAARPEDSGVRLVEGVMGETGLDELGSWAARVPGLRAARAEEYPGPALRARLPLIDMPVHLRHLRERLLRAGGTVEERTVTDLAELDAPVVVNCSGLGARELVPDAAVRPVRGQLVIVENPGIREWVVSKDAVDGTTTYVFPQPDRVILGGTTDEDDWSLVPDPEVAARIVEQCAALRPEVAGARVLGHRVGLRPVREAVRLEREVRPDGRVLVHNYGHGGAGVTVAWGCARVAAELVGTGA
- a CDS encoding oxidoreductase encodes the protein MSSEYATFGLAPAMRAGGVLTDGDCQVHRDFVDFVVDGRPLLFRLSDLDAVSPLASDVPPAIFTAQVRGLLLEADAPLAGGRHVIYGCPECESIECGAVTALIERDGDDYVWRDFAWQTGERPDLELNGYHGMGPFRFRGPEYRGALSSLLDADAGARRRVLLIGARGSSLAKPAAALRAIGIGADIARDTAGVPPDELRSYGAVLFGRAVPEAARAAVRASFRGAGVEVAQVEGLAPIVPLLVAQIEHALDRSPVELRRLTRLVAADDEAGVEVTSTCRVRLTAYRRDRLARTHAHDVFDGVLPTGHHRIPLQAGAVRGTSFVVARTSGGVLVEPVTHGGRRDRR
- a CDS encoding ABC-F family ATP-binding cassette domain-containing protein, which encodes MTATLVAKNLTAGHGDRALFAGLDLVVAPGDVIGLVGANGAGKSTLLRLLAGLLAPEQGELRLSPPSATVGHLPQEPERREGETVRDFLARRTGVDEAQRVMDAATQALVDGAPGADDAYANSLERWLDLGGADLDERAEEVADSLGLGVGLDQPMTSLSGGQAARAGLASLLLSRYDVFLLDEPTNDLDLDGLERLERFVSGLRAGTVVVSHDREFLTRTVTKVLELDLVQQQITLYGGGYEAYLEERDTARRHAREDFEEYADKRSALEGRAQMQRGWMDKGVKNARRKAGNDNDKIGRKFRSEASEKQAAKARQTQRMIERLDVVEEPRKEWELRMEIAAAPRSGAVVATLRDAEVRRGDFTFGPATLQIDWADRVAVTGANGAGKSTLLGALLGRVPLTSGHATLGSGVVVGEVDQARKLFHGSESLLDAFGAAVPDTEPAEVRTLLAKFGLKAEHVLRPAATLSPGERTRSALALLQGRGVNLLVLDEPTNHLDLPAIEQLEAALDTYEGTLLLVTHDRRMLDAVRTTRRLEVADGKVTER
- a CDS encoding Tex family protein, encoding MTTPLVGSIEGRIAEELGVRERQVKAAVDLLDGGSTVPFIARYRKEATEMLDDAQLRTLEERLRYLRELEDRRAAILDSVREQGKLSAELEAQIRGAETKARLEDIYLPFKPKRRTKAQIAREAGLEPLAEGLLGDPSVEPFAAAAAFVDADKGVADPQAALDGARAILTERFSEDADLIGELRERMWVRGRLAAKVRDGKEEAGAKFADYFDFAEPFKALPSHRILAMLRGEKEDVLDLVLEPEEPTEGPSSYEGIVAHRFGIADRGRPGDKWLTDTARWAWRTRILVHLGIDVRLRLRTAAEDEAVNVFAANLRDLLLAAPAGTRATLGLDPGFRTGVKVAVVDATGKVVATDVIHPHVPANRWDEAIAKLARLAEQHAVDLIAIGNGTASRETDKLAGELITKHPELKLTKVMVSEAGASVYSASAFASQELPDMDVSLRGAVSIARRLQDPLAELVKIDPKSIGVGQYQHDLSEVKLSRSLDAVVEDCVNGVGVDVNTASAPLLARVSGITSGLAENIVAHRDANGPFTSRTALKKVARLGPKAYEQCAGFLRIRGGSDPLDASSVHPEAYPVVRRMVKTAGSEVASLIGNTGVLRSLRPADFVDETFGLPTVTDILRELEKPGRDPRPAFKTATFKEGVEKISDLSSGMVLEGVVTNVAAFGAFIDIGVHQDGLAHVSALSKTFVKDPRDVVKPGDIVKVKVLDIDIPRKRISLTLRLDDEAADPAAEGGGRPQRGGRPPQQRGQQRQGRGGGAGGGTGGGGGSRQAPAPSNSAMADALRRAGLTGPERGRK